Genomic segment of Xanthobacter dioxanivorans:
TCGCGCCAGCCGGTGAACAGGTTCTTCAGGTTCCACTCGCTCTGCCCGTGACGGACGAGGACGAGGATGCGGTCGGACATGGAAGGACGCTCCGGCGTTTTTTCAGAAGTCGGCAAGGCCGAGCACGTCGGCCATGGAATAGAGGCCCGGCTCGCGGCCCTTCACCCAGCGCGCCGCCACCAGCGCGCCGTGGGCGAAGATCATGCGGTCCTCGGCCTTGTGGGTGAGCTCGATGCGCTCGGAGGGGCCGGCGAAGATGACCACGTGCTCGCCCACCACCGAGCCGCCGCGCAGGCTGGCGAAGCCGATGGCACCCGGCTTGCGCGCGCCGGTGTGGCCGTCGCGGCCGCGCTCGGAGCACTCGTCCAGCGCGCGGCCGCGCCCGTTCGCCGCCGCCTCGCCGAGGAGGAGCGCGGTGCCGGAGGGGGCATCCACCTTCTTGTTGTGGTGCATCTCCACGATCTCGATGTCGAAGCTGTCGTCCAGCGTCGCCGCCACCCGGCGGGTGAGGGCGGCGAGCAGGTTGACGCCGAGGCTCATGTTGCCCGACTTCATGACCGGCGTGCGCCGGGCGGCGGCGGCGATGGCCGCGTTGTCGGCGTTGGAAAAGCCGGTGGTGCCGATGACATGGGCGATGCCGGTTTCCGCGAGGCGCTCGGCGAGCCGCACCGTGGCGGAAGGCGTCGAGAAATCCACCACCACGTCGGCGCCGTTGAGCGTGGGGGCGACGTCGCTTTCCACGGTCACGCCGTTGGGCCTCAGGCCGCTCATCAGGCCCGCATCCTCGCCGAGATGGGTCGAGCCCGAATATTCCAGGGCGCCGACCAGCTCGAGACCAGTCGTCTCCGCGATGGCCTTGATGAGGGCCCGGCCCATGCGGCCGCCGGCTCCGGCGATGACGATGCGCAGATCAGACACGGTTCATGTCCCCGATTCGTGGTTTGCCGGCCGGTCCTCAACGCCCCGGCTTGCGTGCGGCGGCGCCTCA
This window contains:
- the dapB gene encoding 4-hydroxy-tetrahydrodipicolinate reductase, with amino-acid sequence MSDLRIVIAGAGGRMGRALIKAIAETTGLELVGALEYSGSTHLGEDAGLMSGLRPNGVTVESDVAPTLNGADVVVDFSTPSATVRLAERLAETGIAHVIGTTGFSNADNAAIAAAARRTPVMKSGNMSLGVNLLAALTRRVAATLDDSFDIEIVEMHHNKKVDAPSGTALLLGEAAANGRGRALDECSERGRDGHTGARKPGAIGFASLRGGSVVGEHVVIFAGPSERIELTHKAEDRMIFAHGALVAARWVKGREPGLYSMADVLGLADF